A single region of the Salvia miltiorrhiza cultivar Shanhuang (shh) chromosome 8, IMPLAD_Smil_shh, whole genome shotgun sequence genome encodes:
- the LOC130999084 gene encoding aquaporin PIP1-2 isoform X2, with the protein MEGKEEDVKLGANKFNERQPIGTSAQTKDYKEPPPAPLFEPGELTSWSFWRAGIAEFMATFLFLYITILTVMGYARSTSKCASVGIQGIAWAFGGMIFALVYCTAGISGGHINPAVTFGLFLARKLSLTRAVFYIVMQTLGAICGAGVVKGFQPSIYQMQGGGANVVAHGYTKGSGLGAEIIGTFVLVYTVFSATDAKRNARDSHVPILAPLPIGFAVFLVHLATIPVTGTGINPARSLGAAIIFNKDHAWDDHWIFWVGPFIGAALAALYHQVIIRAIPFKSGH; encoded by the exons atggaaGGCAAAGAGGAGGATGTGAAGCTCGGAGCGAACAAGTTCAACGAGAGGCAGCCTATAGGCACCTCCGCTCAGACCAAGGACTACAAGGAGCCGCCACCGGCGCCGCTGTTCGAGCCCGGCGAGCTCACCTCCTGGTCCTTCTGGAGAGCCGGCATTGCTGAATTCATGGCCACCTTCTTGTTCCTCTACATCACGATTTTGACCGTGATGGGGTATGCGAGGTCGACTTCCAAGTGCGCCAGCGTTGGGATTCAAGGAATCGCTTGGGCCTTCGGTGGAATGATTTTTGCCCTAGTTTACTGCACCGCTGGAATCTCTG GTGGACACATCAATCCAGCCGTGACATTTGGTCTGTTCTTGGCGAGGAAGCTGTCTCTGACGAGAGCTGTTTTCTACATTGTGATGCAAACCCTCGGCGCCATCTGCGGTGCTGGCGTTGTCAAGGGTTTCCAGCCCTCCATCTACCAGATGCAGGGCGGCGGTGCTAACGTCGTCGCCCACGGCTACACCAAGGGCTCCGGCCTTGGTGCTGAGATCATCGGCACCTTCGTCCTCGTCTACACCGTCTTCTCCGCCACCGATGCCAAGAGAAACGCCAGAGATTCTCATGTTCCT ATTTTGGCTCCCCTCCCCATCGGATTCGCCGTGTTCTTGGTTCACTTGGCGACCATCCCCGTCACAGGAACGGGCATCAACCCCGCCCGCAGCCTTGGTGCAGCCATTATCTTCAACAAGGACCATGCTTGGGATGACCAC TGGATCTTCTGGGTCGGACCATTCATCGGAGCTGCGCTCGCTGCCCTCTACCACCAGGTGATCATCAGAGCCATCCCATTCAAGAGTGGCCACTAA
- the LOC130999084 gene encoding aquaporin PIP1-2 isoform X1, with product MEGKEEDVKLGANKFNERQPIGTSAQTKDYKEPPPAPLFEPGELTSWSFWRAGIAEFMATFLFLYITILTVMGYARSTSKCASVGIQGIAWAFGGMIFALVYCTAGISGGHINPAVTFGLFLARKLSLTRAVFYIVMQTLGAICGAGVVKGFQPSIYQMQGGGANVVAHGYTKGSGLGAEIIGTFVLVYTVFSATDAKRNARDSHVPILAPLPIGFAVFLVHLATIPVTGTGINPARSLGAAIIFNKDHAWDDHVRSSPAFYILFFRLLISPAITNLSRLCNVPRCSGSSGSDHSSELRSLPSTTR from the exons atggaaGGCAAAGAGGAGGATGTGAAGCTCGGAGCGAACAAGTTCAACGAGAGGCAGCCTATAGGCACCTCCGCTCAGACCAAGGACTACAAGGAGCCGCCACCGGCGCCGCTGTTCGAGCCCGGCGAGCTCACCTCCTGGTCCTTCTGGAGAGCCGGCATTGCTGAATTCATGGCCACCTTCTTGTTCCTCTACATCACGATTTTGACCGTGATGGGGTATGCGAGGTCGACTTCCAAGTGCGCCAGCGTTGGGATTCAAGGAATCGCTTGGGCCTTCGGTGGAATGATTTTTGCCCTAGTTTACTGCACCGCTGGAATCTCTG GTGGACACATCAATCCAGCCGTGACATTTGGTCTGTTCTTGGCGAGGAAGCTGTCTCTGACGAGAGCTGTTTTCTACATTGTGATGCAAACCCTCGGCGCCATCTGCGGTGCTGGCGTTGTCAAGGGTTTCCAGCCCTCCATCTACCAGATGCAGGGCGGCGGTGCTAACGTCGTCGCCCACGGCTACACCAAGGGCTCCGGCCTTGGTGCTGAGATCATCGGCACCTTCGTCCTCGTCTACACCGTCTTCTCCGCCACCGATGCCAAGAGAAACGCCAGAGATTCTCATGTTCCT ATTTTGGCTCCCCTCCCCATCGGATTCGCCGTGTTCTTGGTTCACTTGGCGACCATCCCCGTCACAGGAACGGGCATCAACCCCGCCCGCAGCCTTGGTGCAGCCATTATCTTCAACAAGGACCATGCTTGGGATGACCACGTAAGATCATCGCCAGCATTCTACATACTCTTTTTTCGTCTTTTGATATCTCCGGCTATTACTAACTTAAGTCGCCTGTGTAACGTGCCTCGTTGCAGTGGATCTTCTGGGTCGGACCATTCATCGGAGCTGCGCTCGCTGCCCTCTACCACCAGGTGA